One window of Xanthomonas sp. 10-10 genomic DNA carries:
- a CDS encoding DUF3016 domain-containing protein, whose amino-acid sequence MKLSSVSGAGLLLAGLLAATGVQARVRNVTDPQAPRALASDSRVDVRWTDPAEFSDLRFSGNRWEAQRGDWVTQLATHFRQSAARQLPEGQHLSVTITDIRRAGQYEPWHGPRMQDVRVVKDIYPPRLSFSYTLTGADGRVIDQGERKLVDSAFLMSGPRLTDSDPLRFEKAMIDDWVRKQFRSDRSTAGL is encoded by the coding sequence ATGAAACTTTCCAGTGTTTCCGGCGCCGGCCTGTTGCTGGCAGGACTGCTTGCAGCGACTGGTGTGCAGGCGCGCGTGCGCAACGTCACCGACCCGCAGGCGCCACGCGCGCTCGCCAGCGATAGCAGGGTGGATGTGCGCTGGACCGACCCGGCCGAGTTTTCCGATCTTCGCTTCAGCGGCAATCGCTGGGAAGCGCAGCGTGGCGACTGGGTGACCCAGCTGGCAACCCATTTCCGGCAGAGCGCGGCGCGGCAGCTGCCCGAAGGCCAGCACCTGAGCGTGACCATCACCGACATCCGCCGCGCCGGCCAGTACGAGCCCTGGCACGGCCCGCGCATGCAGGACGTGCGCGTGGTCAAGGACATCTACCCGCCCCGCCTGAGCTTTAGCTACACGCTGACCGGTGCCGACGGCCGGGTGATCGACCAGGGCGAACGCAAGCTGGTGGACTCGGCCTTCCTGATGAGCGGCCCGCGACTGACCGACAGCGACCCGCTGCGCTTCGAGAAGGCGATGATCGACGACTGGGTGCGCAAGCAATTCCGCAGCGATCGTAGTACGGCCGGGTTGTGA